agctctgccagagcaggggCATGCTTGGATCAGTGGGGACATGGAATGCAAGTGCCTGAACCAGGCTTCCCACACCATACTGTGCTCTCTCGGTGAGGAACGTTCCTGATGATGAGCTCATTCAGGAGGTGAGCCCATGGGAACGATGCAGAGCAGTTCCAGGAACGGCTTCACTGCTGTGTGTTTAACCTCAGTGAACAAGGCAGCATCACACCCAGATGGCATGGCTGGCTCCTCACCCCGGTGCCTTGGAGGCAGGTTTGCCAGCGTACAGCACTGAGCACCTCTGCGCTTCGCTGAGAGGAATGGAGGGTTAGTCTTAAAAGCTGCTGCCCACAGCATTTCTGTTCAGCTCCATGTGTGATAAGATGCAGACGAAGCTAACTCATGTCACTGGTCGCAGCATGCTGAAGTCAGAGGTGCacagagaatataaaatattataaaatagcctcatttttttccatacagaCTATGCCAAGGGGTTTGGAGGCCATTACGGGGTCCAGAAGGACAGAGTGGATAAGGTAAGTGTGCGCTGCAGCTGCCGTCGCTTCCTGCTCGTCGCTGCTCTTTGTGCTGCTGCAAGAGGAGAGACTTCCCGGGTGGAGCTGAGGTCCCACTGCTCAGGGCAGAGCCATTGCGAGGGAACTGGCCCAAGGTAAATGCCAGAGGGTGCCGGGGAATGCAGCCCGGGGAGACCacaatgaaaggaagaaaaaggccTTTTCCATTCTCAGCTGCGTTTGAATCATTCCACTCCCGGGCTGAACAGTCGTACACCCGCTGTCTCCTGGGGCCGGGTTGAGTAGCAGAGCCAGTGAAGAGCTTTCTGAGGGCATCAGTCTGTGCCCTCCTGGGTGTCCAGCACCATTCGAGATACTGGGAGTGTTCTGTGTGGCTGCTGGCCGTCACTCGTACCAGCGCTGTGTGTGCCAGCAGTCGGGATGAGCAGGGATAGCTCCTCGGGGGTGAAATTTTGTGAGTGCAGCCTCGTGAGAAGTCCGAGAGGCCACAGGCTATTGCACCGTTCAGGAACTGTCTCTTacacaggagaggtgctggcTCAGGCTGAAGGCCCCTGTGGTGTCACGTCCCCAGCACTGGCTGGCAGGTGATGCTCGTGCAGAGAGCGGTATGCACACAGAGCGGTTCTTGCCTTGGGCTACCTCCAGCGAGAAGGTGGAGTTGCTGGGGCTGCGTTCCTCTCGCTGTCGTACTCGAGGCGTAAGGTTTGTTAGCAGGTGTCACACGCACGCATGacccaggagagcagagctgctctcgGGGCTCCgctgacagcagcaggagctcgCCCACTCAGCCCGTTGGTGTCACCTGCAGGTAGAACCCTGGATGTGGCTGTATGAGTCTGAAAGCTGGATCTGACCTGCAGCTTCCTTTTTGTATGAAATAGTTTTCTCATGAAAGTAGATAAACCCCCTCTATCTCACTTTCTTTTTGCTGCAAACACTCcatggagtcaccatctctggaggtgtttaagacaagactggacatggcacttagtgccctggtctagttgccatggtggtgtcagggcaatggttggactcgatgatcccagagggctcttccaacctcattgattctgggattctgtgattctgtgatgctctTCACACCTCATGAAGCCAGAGATATCTCAGATGTTCACACACGTTTTCACCCCGATGCTTTCCAGCCTGTACTGCTGTACAGAGCGACCTGCTGAAGGGACACACGTGTCTCATGGctgggcagctgcagctgtgcaTCCCGTAGGGAAGTGCTTCCATGCCTCATGCCACGGGGCGTGCAGGGACGGGTGCATTGGGTCCCTGGACCTCGGGAAGTGGTAGACTGCCAGGCTCTTTGCCGTGTTGCCAGTGAGCGCCTCTGCCTTGAACACTCAGCCTTGCTGTCCCATGCAGCCTCCTCTGCTTGGCTCCACGTAGCCCTTCCAGCTCTCGGAGCACCCCCCCAACAGGAGCAGCCCTTGCCGGGGGCCGGAGGGCAGCAGGCACTCCCGCCGTGCAGGGAGGCATCgggagagcagggctgcagccagcagcctcagcagggCTGTGGCGGTTGTGCAGATGAGGACAGCAAAGCTGGTGGTCACCAGTAGCCAAACCCAGCTGGGGTTCTCGGCACTGGCCTTGCCTAACAAGCTGGATGCTTCGTTCACTTCCTCTTGCAGAGTGCTGCTGGCTTTGATGAGATGGCAGCTCCCACCTCCTCGTATGAGAAAACAAGACCACTGGAGGCAGGTGAGAGAACTGAGCACCAGCCCTGGGCTTGGTGGGAAGCTGTGGGCCCCACGGTCCCTCTGTGGCAGCACACTGGCCGGCATGTGCTGTCGTGGGATGGGGATTTAACCTGTGTTGAGGGTCTGGAGAAGGTGGCTGAACTGCAAGTTTCTCTGGGAGAAGCAGAGGTCTGGGCTTCTCCTGGATGCTTGGGGTGGTGGAAGGGAGCCATTGGGCAGGCTTGATCAGCTGTCTTCTCCACAGGAGCTTCCACTGGCACCAGCAGCCTGCGGTCACGGTTTGAAAGCATGGCCAAgtcagcagaggaggagagcagaaggCAGGCAGAGGGGGACCGGGTGAGGTGGCAGGCTCGGGAGCGCCAGGCGGCTCAGCGGAAGGTGAGCCGTGGCCATCTTGGCCTGTCCTCCAAGGCTTGCAACGCAGACCTTTCCTCAGGGACTGAGGGGATGTGGTGGCTTTTCTCCAGCAGGAAATCCCCCAGAGAGAGAAGGACCACACAGAGGCAGCCCCTGCCACCGTGCCAGCAAGGGTGCCTGGGAGTGCTGACCGAGGCGGGCGTGTGTCACAAGGAGAGCAGGTGCCAGGCGGGCTGGGGAGAGCCGGGAcggggagcaggagggatggggCTGTGCAGAGGATGATGCTCCATTTGTGTCACGGTGGCACTAAAGGCCCCTGCAGCGGAGCGGGCTCCCTTGTGTTGGGTGCTGTGCGGTTGTGGGAGAGCTGCCTGCAGTGGATGGTTTGCAGGTGACTTTCCTGTCACTTTCTCACTTCATGACAGGAGACAAAAAGGGAGGATGAGGAGACACCACCCACTTTGCCACCAAGGCCAGCAAATGTGGGTGAAGAGCTGTGCAAGATCCCCAGCCAGGATCAGCCCATCTACAGTGAAAGTTTGGATGTTGGTGGAGACtatgaggagctgctggagccccCTGGCTACTGTGACGGTACCAATGGAGGTGCTGACTATGAGGAGCTACCAGCACCCTTGGGAAAGCTGGATGCCATCTACGATGATGGAGGAGAGGACTACGAGGAGATCCTTCCTGAGGAGCCCAGCCAGAGCCAGCCCCACCTGGGTGAGTACTGATGGAAGCGTCCATGTCTTGGGGAGCTTGTGTCTGTCCGCTCACCTCACTGGATGTATGGGACAGACTCCAGAGGGAATTTGTATCCTGAAGTTTGCTGTGGTCAGGGTGGTAGCCCATGATGAGGGAGACTTGATCGTCTCCCACTCCCTTGCCCCAGATCAGCTGCATGGGATCCTGGGCCAGGCAGCAAGTatccctgctggagcaggactcAGGCAGGAGGACCAGAGGGCTGCTGTGGGCTCTGAAGAAGCTGGACGTGGACTGATGCTCTTGGTGCACTTCTTCCTGGCAAGGGGGTTCCCTCTGAATTCAGCCTGTCGCTCAAACGGCTGGTGCTCATGAGACCTGATCTGGTGGTGTCTCCTGGGTGCGAGCAGTGCAGGGTAGCCTGTCTCCAAGCACATAAGCAAACTGCATGGGCTGCTGTTGATGTGGCTGTCATCGCTTTGCTGGTACTGGAGATGGTAACTGGGGAGGCTGGAGTTATGTCTGGCCTTTTTCTTGGGAGAGGAACGTGAAGCAGCAGGACCCCACCTCTCTCCTtgtggaaggggagggaagTCATGCCTTGCTTTGAGCCACGGTACAGCTCTGCCTGTTAGTAGGGTTTGGATGTGGTTCACCCCACGGCTGACAGCTGGGTGGAGGGTGGCACTGACCAGATCTATGTGGCTGCTGTCAGCTTCTTTCTCATCTGCCTGTCCTGTCTTCCACAGGGGAAACAGACAATGTTTATGAGGTGGAGAGCAATGGGACCTGCGCAGTGGCTCTCTACGATTTCCAAGGAGGTGGGTCTGCCATCCAGGCTGTGGGGAGAGGCACTGGGAGCTGGCTGGGGCGGTGCGACAGGGAGGTGGTGGCTTACACCATCAGCAgtgctgaaaagaaacttggtggtttaaatttcttcttcttggAAAGCCGGGTGAGACCTGACTTGGGAACACAGGAACTTCATCTTTGATCTGTGAAGTCTTGCTCCTTCTCTGCTTTATGCGTGCTGTTTGATGGAGATGGATGAGAGGAGCTCTGAGGGTTATCAGAATGCTGCTTCTGTATTCTCCTCCTggcagggtgggagggggggatgTAAAACCAGCTCTCTCTGGGGCTGTCTTTGCATTGTGACTATCTTTTCTGAACGATTTTTGCAGATGGAGATGACGAGATTTCTTTTGATCCTGACGACACAATCACACACATCGAGATGGTGGATGAAGGCTGGTGGCGGGGGCAGTGCCGGGGCAAAGTAGGCCTCTTTCCAGCGAATTACGTGAGGCTTCTGCAGTGAAACCAGTGCTGGCCAAGCTGCTGCCTTCCAAACTGTTGCCTCTCTCTGCTTCAGCCTTTTATGTGTTAATTAGCTTAATTGGGCTCGGCCTGGCGTGTCTACGTGCAAAAACCAGCAAGGAGCAAACTGGCAGTGTCTGAGGGAGTGTTTTGGCCTGTGCCCAAGAGGACTTTGGTTCCCATCCACTTCCAGATGGGAAAGGTGGGATGGTTTAAGAGCATGCGAGTGTGTTATAAGACGTCTTGTCTGCCTAGGCTGTCCCACATGTCACCCAGCAAGCTTGCAGGAGAAGGGTGTCCATTCCTGTCCCCAACAGGGCgattcacagaaaacaaacgCCAGATCTAATCCAGCCAAGGCAGAAGGGACGTGACCTATGGGACCTTTTAAAGTTGCTGTGGCCCTGGTTGTCCTCCTGCCCAGGGGTCAAGGAAAAGAGCACTGTGAAGGCCAAACTTGCCTTTGTTCCCAGGAAGGGTTTCCTCTTGCAGGATGAACCGTGCTTGCAGCATGGGGTAGAGAAACACGAACCGGGTCTGTCTGGGCAGATTTGAGGGCTGGGGCCTGGGAGTGTTTGACCATCACAGTGAGCGCTGCTGACTTGTCCTGCACACAGACACAGCGTGGCTGTGGTGAGCTGCTCCATTAAACAAGAGAAATGCGAGCTGGCACAATGAAAACGTAGGAGCATCTTGCTAAGGTAGGAGATCACTCGCTTGGTTTTCCTCTGTGTGCCAAGAACGCTGTTGGGAGACGTGTCATTGCTGGGGTAAACCTTGAAAAAGGAAGTGTAaaaatttgattattttctgagaaaaattgTTCTGGAAAATCTGTTGTTATTTACAGTGTCCTGCTTATCTGACACGGTTTGGTGAAGAATGAGTTGCATAACCCAAAGGTGTATAAACTCTGTAACTGCCCCATTCAGGCAGAGTTCCTGCCAGCAGTGTCTGCCACCCTGCTGCGCTGTGCTCACCCTTGTAGCTCCAGTAATTAATAAACTGCTTCTGTTCTGGCCTGACTGAAATTGTGCCCCGGTTATTCCGTGACAGCACGTCCCTGTGTCTGTTGTGGGCTCGGTGCCTTGCACAGTGAAGAGGGCCCCTCCTTCTAGCCCACCTTCATCACACGTGTGGGGAAAGGGCTGAGCAGGTGGGAAGCAGGACAAGAGGAAAGTTTTTTATTGTTAATGTTTAAAGCAGTTTTCAATAATAATCTGATGCAAACCGAAGCCCTCCCTTGAACCAGTATATTCCAGGCTAGATGCTCAACGTGCCGCTGTGGGAGTTGGTGGTTGTTCCTCTGTGGTGTGCAAGTGCCATCACAGCAGGAGTAAATCAGAGACAGGCTGAGCAGATGTGAGAAGCTGCGGGAGCACACCCGtgcagtgccagcagcaggggtgcagggggggacACCCGGTGACACCCTCAGAGTTCAGTGTGGCTCACGGCTTGGTCCTGGACTGTCGTGCACTTGCACAAGACAGTACTACCCCTGCTCAGTGTTTGATACTGAGAAAAGTCACAATCTGGGTCTGTCAGTCGTGGGAAAGACACATTGTGATTCAGGTTAGAAATTGTcaattttaatgtaaattttctGGAGATTTTTGATTTGGgcttttggttggttggtttgttttgggtttgtttttccttctctgaaataGCTTTcccaatattttttcctcatgcagTTCACCCGTTATTTCCTGATGTTCCTTTCCAGGGGGCTCTCCAGAATGGGCAGACTCTCTCGTGTGTCCTAGTGAGACTCTGAGTTAGGGGCGTTTCAATCATGTTTTGCAGCCAAGAAGGGTGTGTAGCAAGTAGAGCTGGCTGAGAGGCTTGCAGCCTGTTTGGGTAGGAGCAAGAGGCCATCCCAACACATGGGTTacagagacatttttttccctgaagaataAGATTAGTGTGTCTTGTGCACTAAGAAGAACTGCTCCCTACAAGctaaatgccatttttttacTCTCCAGTGTTTTATTTGGGAACAGACTGGATTTTGCTGGATATCTCTTGATAACTGAGCTATGACTGAGCATGTTTTGGCCCCTTCCAGCCCACCAGCCCCTCTGGCACAGCCGCAGACGTGCTGCAGCGGCCACGCCAGCGTCCCTCCCCACGCAGCCCCTCACgctgctggctggctgctcTGGGCGTCTGCCGTGGCGTGGGACGCTGCTGGCCCTCGTGGACCTGCCCGCAGGCTTGGCCAGCAGTGGGGTTGCCCCAACACCCGTGCGGTCCTTTGAGCTTGGATTTGAGCTTGGACCCCGTTGCAGAGCCCGTGCAAGAAGAGGTTGAGCTGGGCGAAGCTGGCAGCCCCACGTCACCAGCCATCCACCACTGTTGTCCACAGCCACACCACGCACAACAACTGCATTCTGATTCTTTTATGGCTCTAAAGCAAAGCAAGCATTTCTGGTGAGGATGTAAGCAGGGCCAGCTCACAGCTCTTGTCGTTTGACCAAAGCTGCTGTGCTGATGTACAAAAAGCTACTGGGCTTTCGTGGAGCCTGGAGACACCCCGCAGACGTCGGCCTCAGTGCCAAAGGGTGTGTGGAAGGAGGATGGTGTGACGGCCCCTTGGCAGAGGCCAGATTTCGCAGCCCAGGACACTGCCCCTTGCCCCGTGCAGGGCCTGGCTCAGCACCTTGGCTCTGCTCGGTGCCAGCACGTGTCCGGTACCACATGGAATTGCCTTTTACAGCCCTCCCTGGTAGCAGCGTAGCTACAACAGGTCCTGCGCTGGGCTCAGCACGTGACACTTGCAAAATAAAGACATAATCCTGGAACTGAAGCCTTGTTCCCAACTTGATTTTGCCATTCTGCCATCAGTGATGTGCTGAGGGTCAGACAAGGGATGGCGGTGTGATGCCCACTGCTGCCATCAGAGATGTCCCGCAGGCGGGCGATGCCACACCAGCGCCCTGTTGCAGTCCCAGCGTTGCTCACGCCTCACTGCCCCCGGAGCCCGCggtgccccggccccgcagagCCTTCCGCAGGGCCCCCCGCACCTCCCGGTTGCGAAggctgtagatgagggggttcagCATGGGCGTGACAATGCAGTACAGCGCGGAGACCAGCGTGTCGGCTGCCGGGGAGTAGCCGGCGCTGGGCCGGTTGTAGTTCAGGTTGGCCGTCACGAAGTACAGGGCGACCACGAGCAGGTGGGCAGAGCATGTGGAGAAGGCCTTGCGCCGGCTGGTGGCCACGGGCATCCCGAGGACGGTGGCCAGGATGCGGAGGTAGGAGACAACGACCAGCAGGAAGGGGCTGAGGCCCACGAAGACGCTGGCGGCGTGGAGTGCCGCTTGGCTGGGGCGCGTGTCGCTGCAGGCGGCCGCCAGCAGCGGGGGGACGTCGCAGAAGAGGTGCTGGAGCCGGGCAGCCCCGCAGAAGGAGAGCTGGGAGGCCAGGAGGGTGTGCACGGCCGAGTCCAGCATCCCCCAGAGCCAGCAGCCAGCGGCGGCCGCCACGCAGACACCCCGGCTCATGGCGCGGGCGTAGCGCAGGGGCTGGCATATGGCCGCGTAGCGGTCGTAGGCCATGACGGCCAGGAGCGTGCACTCGGCCCCCGCGCACGCCATCAGGAAGAACGTCTGCGCCAGGCACCCGCGGTAGGAGATGGTTGCCCGTGGGCGCAGGGCGTTCGCTAGGATCTTGGGCACCGTCACCGACGAGTAGCAAATGTCCAAGCAGGACAGGTGGctgaggaagaagtacatggggcTGCG
Above is a genomic segment from Nyctibius grandis isolate bNycGra1 chromosome 5, bNycGra1.pri, whole genome shotgun sequence containing:
- the LOC137663674 gene encoding hematopoietic lineage cell-specific protein-like — protein: MWKAAVGHDVSVKVEAQGDDWDTDPDFVNDISEKEQRWGAKSIAGSGRAAHIDIHQLRNKVSEEHEVIKKKELETGPKASYGYGGKFGTERDRMDKCAVGHEYVADVGKHSSQTDAAQGFGGKYGVQRDRADKSALGFEYKGEVEKHSSQKDYSKGFGGRYGVERDKVDKAAVGFDYKSQAEKHDSQKDYSVGFGGKFGVQKDRQDKSALGWDHQEEVQPHASQTDYAKGFGGHYGVQKDRVDKSAAGFDEMAAPTSSYEKTRPLEAGASTGTSSLRSRFESMAKSAEEESRRQAEGDRVRWQARERQAAQRKEIPQREKDHTEAAPATVPARVPGSADRGGRVSQGEQETKREDEETPPTLPPRPANVGEELCKIPSQDQPIYSESLDVGGDYEELLEPPGYCDGTNGGADYEELPAPLGKLDAIYDDGGEDYEEILPEEPSQSQPHLGETDNVYEVESNGTCAVALYDFQGDGDDEISFDPDDTITHIEMVDEGWWRGQCRGKVGLFPANYVRLLQ
- the LOC137663850 gene encoding olfactory receptor 5V1-like, producing the protein MAGENQTHVTEFTLLGFSHGQPFLFVLFLAIYLATLLGNSAILALVSLDPHLRSPMYFFLSHLSCLDICYSSVTVPKILANALRPRATISYRGCLAQTFFLMACAGAECTLLAVMAYDRYAAICQPLRYARAMSRGVCVAAAAGCWLWGMLDSAVHTLLASQLSFCGAARLQHLFCDVPPLLAAACSDTRPSQAALHAASVFVGLSPFLLVVVSYLRILATVLGMPVATSRRKAFSTCSAHLLVVALYFVTANLNYNRPSAGYSPAADTLVSALYCIVTPMLNPLIYSLRNREVRGALRKALRGRGTAGSGGSEA